One genomic region from Paraburkholderia azotifigens encodes:
- the flgJ gene encoding flagellar assembly peptidoglycan hydrolase FlgJ has translation MNSDTTRNAANDLTNRFALDTQGFDAMRAQAAANPREAMKSAAKQFDAVFTQMMLKSMRDATPQDGPFDSHDSATFTSMMDQQLSQQMSSKGIGVADAMLKQLMRNSGVSADDSNAGNNVALNALAKAYANPASNGALKMGRGYTANSALTPPVRGDGSSDKVDAFVDKLAAPAQAASAATGIPARFIIGQAALESGWGKREIKKSDGSTSHNIFGIKATDDWNGKTVATVTTEYVNGRPQRVVEKFRAYDSYEEAMTDYASFLKSNPRYAQVINSSRDVNGFAQGMQRAGYATDPHYAKKLISIMQKMV, from the coding sequence ATGAACTCCGACACGACGCGCAACGCCGCGAATGACCTGACCAACCGCTTCGCGCTCGATACGCAGGGCTTCGACGCGATGCGCGCCCAGGCGGCTGCGAATCCGCGCGAGGCGATGAAGTCGGCTGCGAAGCAGTTCGACGCCGTCTTCACGCAGATGATGCTGAAGAGCATGCGCGATGCGACGCCGCAAGACGGCCCGTTCGATTCGCACGATTCAGCGACGTTCACGTCGATGATGGACCAGCAGCTGTCGCAGCAGATGTCGTCGAAGGGCATCGGCGTCGCCGACGCGATGCTCAAGCAATTGATGCGCAACTCCGGCGTGTCCGCCGACGATTCGAACGCGGGCAACAACGTCGCGCTCAACGCGCTCGCGAAGGCGTATGCGAATCCGGCGAGCAACGGCGCGCTGAAGATGGGCCGCGGCTATACGGCGAACAGCGCGCTGACGCCGCCCGTACGTGGCGACGGCTCGTCGGACAAGGTCGATGCGTTCGTCGACAAGCTGGCGGCTCCCGCGCAGGCCGCGAGCGCCGCGACGGGCATTCCGGCGCGCTTCATCATCGGCCAGGCCGCGCTCGAATCGGGCTGGGGCAAGCGCGAGATCAAGAAGTCGGACGGCTCGACGAGCCACAACATCTTCGGCATCAAGGCGACCGACGACTGGAACGGCAAGACCGTCGCGACGGTCACGACCGAGTACGTCAACGGCCGGCCGCAGCGCGTGGTCGAGAAATTCCGCGCGTACGATTCGTACGAGGAAGCGATGACGGACTACGCGAGCTTCCTGAAGTCGAATCCGCGTTACGCGCAGGTGATCAATTCGTCGCGCGACGTGAACGGTTTTGCGCAGGGCATGCAGCGCGCCGGTTACGCGACCGATCCGCACTACGCGAAGAAGCTCATTTCGATCATGCAGAAGATGGTGTGA
- a CDS encoding flagellar brake protein has translation MNTTQSNGDNRETEGVDFGRRNPLEIGVQLRNLLNRGDFLTVQYRGGQLVTKILEVDVRERTFTFDWGALAEQNRGLLSSPEGHFHATPDGVRVHFVTNTPRETTFEGRPSFEADFPEVLYYVQRREYFRVDAPLLDPYICRGRLPDGEGFRFEVQDLSLGGIAMRTSDVRVTSLEQGVQLIDTEVTLGALGTLQLDLELMSNRIIDLPNGTQRYTLGFRFLSLPGNAENTLQRLITQLEMKRRSLARV, from the coding sequence ATGAATACCACCCAGTCGAATGGTGATAACCGCGAGACGGAAGGCGTCGACTTCGGCCGCCGCAATCCGCTAGAGATCGGCGTGCAACTGCGCAATCTGCTCAATCGCGGCGATTTTCTGACCGTGCAGTACAGGGGCGGCCAGCTCGTGACGAAGATCCTCGAAGTGGACGTGCGCGAGCGCACTTTCACGTTCGACTGGGGCGCGCTCGCCGAGCAGAACCGCGGCCTGCTGTCTTCGCCGGAAGGGCATTTCCACGCGACGCCTGATGGTGTGCGCGTGCATTTCGTCACCAATACGCCGCGCGAAACGACGTTCGAGGGCCGGCCGTCGTTCGAAGCCGATTTCCCTGAAGTGCTCTACTACGTGCAGCGCCGCGAGTATTTTCGCGTCGATGCGCCGCTGCTCGATCCGTACATTTGCCGCGGCCGGCTGCCGGATGGCGAGGGTTTTCGCTTCGAGGTGCAGGATCTGTCGCTGGGCGGCATCGCGATGCGCACGAGCGACGTGCGCGTGACGTCGCTAGAGCAGGGCGTGCAGCTGATCGATACCGAGGTGACGCTCGGTGCGCTTGGAACTTTGCAGCTCGACCTGGAGTTGATGTCGAATCGGATCATCGATCTGCCTAATGGGACGCAGCGTTACACGCTGGGGTTTCGGTTCTTGTCCCTGCCGGGGAATGCTGAGAATACGCTTCAGCGGTTGATTACTCAGCTTGAAATGAAGCGGCGCTCGTTGGCGCGCGTTTAG
- the flgF gene encoding flagellar basal-body rod protein FlgF, translating to MDRLIYTAMSGATQALERQAVVANNLANTSTTGFKAQLATFRAVPMAFGDGSTIQDDTTRTFVLSSTPGADYTPGPIQQTGNPLDVAIQGPGWLSVLTADGQEAYTRAGNLHVDENGQLVTASNLQVVGSGGPVAVPPGAQVTIGKDGTVSALMPGDPATTIALVDQLKLVNPAPGALTRGDDGLFHTSDGNPADADPAVVVAAGALEGSNVNPVSAMVSMITNARQFQMQTKMIESADQNEQSANKLLNFS from the coding sequence ATGGACCGGCTCATATACACCGCGATGTCGGGCGCGACCCAGGCGCTCGAACGGCAGGCCGTGGTCGCGAACAACCTCGCGAACACCTCGACCACGGGTTTCAAGGCCCAGCTCGCGACGTTCCGCGCCGTGCCGATGGCGTTCGGCGACGGCAGCACGATTCAGGACGACACCACCCGCACCTTCGTGCTGTCGTCCACGCCGGGCGCGGACTACACGCCCGGCCCGATCCAGCAGACGGGCAACCCGCTCGACGTGGCGATCCAGGGCCCGGGCTGGCTGTCCGTCCTGACGGCCGACGGCCAGGAAGCGTACACGCGCGCAGGCAACCTGCACGTCGACGAAAACGGCCAACTCGTGACGGCCAGCAACCTGCAGGTCGTGGGCAGCGGCGGTCCCGTGGCCGTGCCGCCCGGCGCGCAGGTGACGATCGGCAAGGACGGCACGGTATCGGCGCTGATGCCGGGCGACCCTGCCACGACGATCGCGCTCGTCGACCAGCTGAAGCTGGTGAATCCCGCTCCCGGCGCGCTCACGCGCGGCGACGATGGCCTCTTTCACACGAGCGACGGCAATCCCGCCGACGCCGACCCCGCTGTGGTCGTCGCGGCTGGCGCGCTCGAAGGCAGCAACGTGAACCCGGTGTCGGCGATGGTCTCGATGATCACCAACGCCCGCCAGTTTCAGATGCAGACCAAGATGATCGAGTCCGCCGACCAGAACGAACAGTCGGCCAACAAGCTGCTGAACTTCAGCTAA
- a CDS encoding flagellar hook protein FlgE: MGYQQGLSGLAGASSDLDVIGNNIANANTVGFKQGAAQFADMYANSVATAVNNQIGIGTRMSEVEQNFSQGTISTDDIALHVAINGNGFFQMSNNGSLTYSRNGVFQLDKNGYIVNADGLKLMGYAANANGIINTAGTVPLQVPTANIPPTATKTITAGLNLNAQDALKLGTPSVTFGATNTGSLTNNGVSITDATQGTNANTYTVSFTSPTAYTITGSDGSSTSGTYSANSPIKLGNGETITLAGTPATGDSVTVAPTALAFDPTNSATYSYSTSVPVYDSLGGEQQVDMYFVKTSAGSWDVYAGKDGNVPTTKVGTAKFDTSGNLVSTLDASGNPTSTLFAFNFSIPNSDGSATPQSLTLKIGGTTQFGSKDGTNSLTQDGFAAGQLTNFTVGTDGTITGNYSNGQTAALGQVALATFANQNGLINLGNNEFQATAASGVAVVAAPGSTNHGSLQGGATENSNVDLTSELVNLITAQRNYQANAQTIKTQQAVDQTLINL; encoded by the coding sequence ATGGGTTACCAGCAAGGATTGAGCGGACTGGCAGGCGCATCGAGCGACCTCGACGTCATCGGCAACAACATCGCGAACGCGAACACCGTCGGCTTCAAGCAGGGCGCGGCGCAGTTCGCGGACATGTACGCGAACTCGGTCGCGACGGCCGTCAACAACCAGATCGGCATCGGCACGCGCATGTCGGAAGTCGAGCAGAACTTCTCGCAAGGCACGATCTCGACGGACGACATCGCACTGCACGTCGCCATCAACGGCAACGGCTTCTTCCAGATGTCGAACAACGGCTCGCTGACGTACTCGCGCAACGGCGTGTTCCAGCTCGACAAGAACGGCTACATCGTCAACGCCGACGGCCTGAAGCTGATGGGCTACGCGGCGAACGCGAACGGCATCATCAACACGGCGGGCACGGTGCCGCTGCAGGTGCCGACGGCGAACATTCCGCCGACGGCCACGAAGACCATCACGGCCGGCCTGAACCTGAACGCACAGGACGCGCTCAAGCTGGGCACGCCTTCCGTCACGTTCGGCGCGACCAACACGGGCAGCCTGACGAACAACGGCGTGTCGATCACCGACGCGACGCAAGGCACGAACGCGAACACGTACACGGTCTCGTTCACGAGCCCGACTGCCTACACGATCACGGGCAGCGACGGCTCGAGCACGTCGGGCACTTACTCCGCCAACTCGCCGATCAAGCTCGGCAACGGCGAGACGATCACGCTGGCGGGCACGCCGGCAACGGGCGACTCCGTGACGGTGGCGCCGACGGCGCTCGCGTTCGATCCGACCAACAGCGCGACGTACAGCTACTCGACTTCGGTGCCCGTGTATGACTCGCTGGGCGGCGAACAGCAGGTCGACATGTACTTCGTGAAGACCTCGGCCGGTTCGTGGGACGTGTACGCAGGCAAGGACGGCAACGTCCCGACGACCAAGGTCGGCACGGCGAAGTTCGACACGTCGGGCAACCTGGTCAGCACGCTCGACGCCTCGGGCAACCCGACCTCGACGCTGTTCGCGTTCAACTTCTCGATCCCGAACTCGGACGGCTCGGCCACGCCGCAGTCGCTGACGCTGAAGATCGGCGGCACGACGCAGTTCGGCAGCAAGGACGGCACGAACTCGCTGACGCAAGACGGTTTCGCAGCCGGCCAGCTGACCAACTTCACGGTCGGCACCGACGGCACGATCACGGGCAACTATTCGAACGGCCAGACGGCGGCCCTCGGCCAGGTCGCGCTCGCAACCTTCGCGAACCAGAACGGCCTGATCAACCTGGGCAACAACGAGTTCCAGGCGACGGCTGCTTCGGGTGTCGCAGTGGTGGCCGCGCCGGGCTCGACGAACCACGGTTCGCTGCAAGGCGGCGCAACCGAAAACTCGAACGTCGACCTGACGAGCGAGCTGGTGAATCTGATCACCGCGCAGCGCAATTACCAGGCGAACGCGCAGACGATCAAGACCCAGCAGGCCGTCGACCAGACGCTCATCAACCTGTAA
- a CDS encoding flagellar basal body P-ring protein FlgI: MRNTSFSRLVSGFAARAFAVVALACAALPVTAPVAHAERLKDLVQIQGVRDNPLIGYGLVVGLDGTGDQTTQTPFTTQTLANMLANLGISINNQQAGSNSSNNSLSSMQLKNVAAVMVTASLPAFARPGEALDVTVSSLGNAKSLRGGTLLLTPLKGADGQVYALAQGNMAVGGAGASANGSKVQVNQLAAGRITGGAIVERSVPTTISQAGTMQLELNDMDYDTTQRVTSAINNAFGFGTAMALDGRTIQLRAPADPAQQVQFMAQLQNLDVKPGQAAAKVILNARTGSIVMNQMVTLQNCAVAHGNLSVIVNTQPVVSQPGAFSNGQTVVAQQSQIALKQDNGALKMVSAGANLAEVVKALNALGATPADLMSILQAMKAAGALRADLEII, encoded by the coding sequence ATGCGTAACACTTCCTTCTCCCGCCTCGTTTCCGGTTTCGCCGCGCGCGCGTTCGCCGTGGTTGCGCTCGCATGCGCCGCGCTGCCCGTCACGGCGCCTGTCGCTCACGCCGAGCGCCTGAAAGACCTCGTGCAGATCCAGGGGGTGCGCGACAACCCGCTGATCGGTTACGGCCTGGTCGTCGGTCTCGACGGCACGGGCGACCAGACCACGCAGACGCCGTTCACGACGCAGACGCTCGCGAACATGCTCGCGAATCTCGGCATCTCGATCAACAACCAGCAGGCCGGTTCGAACTCCAGCAACAATTCGCTCTCCAGCATGCAGCTGAAGAACGTCGCGGCCGTGATGGTGACGGCGTCGCTGCCCGCATTCGCGCGTCCGGGCGAAGCCCTCGACGTGACGGTGTCGTCGCTCGGCAATGCGAAGAGCCTGCGCGGCGGCACGCTGCTGCTCACGCCGCTCAAGGGCGCGGACGGCCAGGTGTATGCGCTTGCCCAGGGCAACATGGCCGTCGGCGGCGCGGGTGCCAGCGCGAACGGCAGCAAGGTGCAGGTGAACCAGCTTGCGGCGGGCCGCATCACGGGCGGCGCGATCGTCGAGCGCTCGGTGCCGACAACGATCTCGCAAGCAGGCACGATGCAGCTCGAACTGAACGACATGGACTACGACACGACGCAGCGCGTGACGTCGGCGATCAACAACGCGTTCGGCTTCGGCACCGCGATGGCGCTCGACGGCCGCACGATCCAGCTGCGCGCGCCCGCCGATCCGGCGCAACAGGTGCAGTTCATGGCGCAGTTGCAGAACCTCGACGTGAAGCCGGGCCAGGCCGCCGCGAAGGTGATCCTGAACGCGCGCACGGGTTCGATCGTGATGAATCAGATGGTGACGCTGCAGAATTGCGCCGTCGCGCACGGCAATCTTTCGGTGATCGTCAATACGCAGCCGGTGGTGAGCCAGCCGGGCGCGTTCTCGAACGGCCAGACGGTGGTTGCGCAGCAGTCGCAAATCGCGTTGAAGCAGGACAACGGCGCGCTCAAGATGGTGAGCGCGGGCGCCAATCTCGCCGAAGTCGTGAAGGCGCTGAACGCGCTCGGCGCGACGCCCGCGGATCTGATGTCGATCCTCCAGGCCATGAAGGCAGCGGGTGCGCTGCGAGCCGATCTCGAGATCATCTAA
- the flgG gene encoding flagellar basal-body rod protein FlgG produces MNRSLYIAATGMNAQQAQMDTISNNLANVSTNGFKGSRAVFEDLLYQTIRQPGANSTQQTELPSGIQLGTGVQQVATERLYTQGNLQQTGNSKDVAINGQGFFQVQMPDGTTAYTRDGSFQTNSQGQLVTSSGYQVLPAITIPQNATSLTIGSDGVVSVTTAGSTATTQIGSLQIATFINPTGLDAKGENLFAETTSSGTPNVATPGLNGAGTLNQGYVEASNVNVVQELVNMIQTQRAYEINSKAVTTSDQMLQTLSQMPV; encoded by the coding sequence GTGAACCGCTCACTCTATATCGCCGCCACCGGCATGAATGCGCAGCAGGCGCAGATGGACACGATCTCGAACAACCTGGCCAACGTCAGCACGAACGGCTTCAAGGGTTCGCGCGCCGTGTTCGAAGACCTGCTGTATCAGACGATCCGTCAGCCGGGCGCGAACTCGACGCAGCAGACGGAACTGCCGTCGGGCATTCAGCTCGGCACGGGCGTGCAGCAGGTCGCGACCGAGCGTCTGTACACGCAGGGCAACCTGCAGCAGACGGGCAACTCGAAGGACGTCGCGATCAACGGTCAGGGCTTCTTCCAGGTGCAGATGCCGGACGGCACGACCGCCTACACCCGCGACGGCTCGTTCCAGACCAACTCGCAAGGCCAGCTCGTCACCTCGAGCGGCTATCAGGTGCTGCCCGCCATCACGATCCCGCAGAACGCGACGTCGCTCACGATCGGCAGCGACGGCGTGGTGTCGGTGACGACGGCAGGCTCGACGGCGACGACGCAGATCGGCTCGCTCCAGATCGCCACGTTCATCAACCCGACGGGTCTCGATGCCAAGGGTGAAAACCTGTTCGCGGAAACGACTTCGTCGGGCACGCCGAACGTCGCGACGCCAGGTCTGAACGGCGCGGGCACGCTGAATCAGGGTTATGTCGAAGCATCGAACGTGAACGTCGTGCAGGAACTGGTGAACATGATCCAGACCCAACGCGCCTACGAAATCAACAGCAAGGCCGTGACCACTTCCGACCAGATGCTGCAGACGCTCAGCCAGATGCCGGTTTAA
- the flgH gene encoding flagellar basal body L-ring protein FlgH, with translation MSHFTRTQVSLHGARAASMLACAGVLAAALGGCALVPRQPITQQPMTAVPPPPPSLQTPGSIYNPGYAGRPLFEDQRPRNVGDILTIVISENINATKSSGANTNRNGETKFGVPTAGFLGGLFGKVNLDATGANTFKATGGANASNTFSGVITVTVIGVQPNGNLLVSGEKQMLINQGNEFVRFSGVVNPNTISSLNSVYSTQVADAKIEYSAKGYINEAQDMSWLQRFFLNVAPF, from the coding sequence ATGTCGCATTTCACTCGTACCCAGGTCTCTCTGCACGGCGCGCGAGCAGCTTCGATGCTCGCCTGCGCCGGCGTGCTCGCAGCCGCGCTCGGCGGCTGTGCGCTCGTGCCGAGGCAGCCGATCACCCAGCAACCGATGACGGCCGTGCCGCCGCCGCCGCCGTCGCTGCAGACGCCCGGTTCGATCTACAACCCGGGGTACGCTGGCCGTCCGCTGTTCGAAGACCAGCGGCCGCGCAATGTCGGCGACATCCTGACCATCGTCATTTCCGAAAACATCAACGCGACGAAGTCGTCGGGCGCAAACACGAACCGCAATGGCGAAACCAAGTTCGGCGTGCCGACGGCGGGCTTCCTGGGCGGTCTGTTCGGCAAGGTGAATCTCGACGCGACGGGCGCCAACACGTTCAAGGCGACGGGCGGCGCCAACGCATCGAACACGTTCAGCGGCGTGATCACCGTCACGGTGATCGGCGTGCAGCCGAACGGCAATCTGCTCGTGAGCGGCGAAAAGCAGATGCTGATCAACCAGGGCAACGAGTTCGTGCGTTTCTCGGGTGTCGTCAATCCGAACACGATCAGCAGCCTGAACTCGGTGTACTCGACCCAGGTCGCGGACGCGAAGATCGAATACTCCGCCAAGGGCTATATCAACGAAGCCCAGGACATGAGCTGGCTGCAACGCTTCTTCCTTAACGTCGCGCCGTTCTGA
- the flgC gene encoding flagellar basal body rod protein FlgC, with the protein MPSLMNIFNVAGSAMSAQSQRLNVTASNLANADSTTGPDGKPYKAKQVVFAVNPIGGARTGSGQQVGGVQVTGVIDDPTPMKTSYEPGNPAADANGYVQLPNVDPVQEMVNMISASRSYQANVETLNTAKQLMLKTLTIGT; encoded by the coding sequence ATGCCATCCCTGATGAACATTTTCAACGTCGCCGGTTCGGCGATGTCCGCGCAGTCGCAACGCCTGAACGTGACCGCGTCGAACCTCGCGAACGCCGACAGTACGACGGGCCCCGACGGCAAGCCATACAAGGCGAAGCAGGTCGTGTTCGCCGTCAACCCGATCGGCGGCGCGCGCACGGGCTCGGGCCAGCAGGTCGGCGGCGTGCAGGTGACGGGCGTCATCGACGATCCGACGCCGATGAAAACGTCGTACGAGCCCGGCAACCCGGCCGCCGACGCAAACGGTTACGTGCAGCTGCCCAACGTCGACCCCGTCCAGGAAATGGTCAACATGATTTCGGCATCGCGCTCTTACCAGGCCAACGTCGAAACGCTCAACACCGCGAAACAGCTGATGCTGAAGACGCTCACGATCGGAACCTGA
- a CDS encoding flagellar hook assembly protein FlgD, whose protein sequence is MTTSTTIGNNGATVSQTLLDTMNGTNSASSSSSSSSATSGSDLQNTFLQLLIAQMKNQDPTSPMDSSQMTSQLAQINTVTGIGQLNTSLTSLASQLTTSQQTQAANLISSTVLAPGNSFSVASGKATGFGVTLASDSTDVQVTVKNSAGQIVNTIDLGKQSAGTIPIGWTPVDKSGNALPDGNYTFTASSTTANGTGAPATLSAATVQGIIKQTDGTPGLVLSNGKTVGLTSVAAII, encoded by the coding sequence TTGACTACCAGTACCACTATCGGCAACAACGGCGCGACCGTTTCGCAGACGTTGCTCGACACGATGAACGGCACGAACAGCGCCTCGTCGTCGAGCAGCTCGTCCAGCGCGACGTCGGGCAGCGACCTGCAGAACACGTTCCTGCAACTGCTCATCGCGCAGATGAAGAACCAGGATCCGACGAGCCCGATGGACAGCTCGCAGATGACCTCGCAGCTCGCGCAGATCAACACGGTGACGGGCATCGGCCAGCTGAACACGTCGCTGACCTCGCTCGCGTCGCAACTGACGACGAGCCAGCAAACGCAGGCCGCGAACCTCATCAGCTCGACAGTGCTCGCCCCGGGCAACAGCTTCTCGGTCGCATCGGGCAAGGCGACGGGCTTCGGCGTCACGCTCGCCAGCGACTCGACGGACGTGCAGGTCACGGTGAAGAACTCGGCAGGCCAGATCGTCAACACGATCGACCTCGGCAAGCAGTCGGCGGGCACGATTCCCATCGGCTGGACGCCCGTCGACAAGAGCGGCAACGCGCTGCCCGACGGCAACTACACGTTCACGGCATCCAGCACGACGGCGAACGGCACGGGCGCGCCCGCCACGCTGTCGGCAGCGACCGTGCAAGGGATCATCAAGCAGACGGACGGCACGCCGGGACTCGTACTGTCGAACGGCAAAACGGTTGGCCTCACGTCGGTCGCCGCCATTATCTAA
- a CDS encoding flagellar basal body rod protein FlgB gives MLDKLDAEFAFGRQALDVRAYRQELLSSNIANSDTPGYKARDIDFASSLAGALKKSGGSAAGASNNAPLAMTQPAGVSQGMSMASTEPGHMTGKARLIATGGPTDDFGRVAYRVPAQPSLDGNTVDLDAERVQFADNSLHFESGMTVLSQQIKAMLSAITSNG, from the coding sequence ATGCTGGACAAACTCGATGCCGAATTTGCCTTTGGCCGCCAGGCGCTCGATGTGCGCGCCTATCGCCAGGAATTGCTGTCGTCGAACATCGCGAACTCCGATACGCCGGGCTACAAGGCTCGCGATATCGACTTCGCTTCGTCGCTCGCGGGCGCGCTGAAGAAAAGCGGCGGCTCCGCGGCGGGTGCGTCGAACAATGCGCCGCTGGCGATGACACAGCCTGCGGGCGTGTCGCAAGGCATGTCGATGGCTTCGACGGAGCCGGGCCACATGACGGGCAAGGCGCGCCTCATCGCCACGGGCGGCCCGACCGACGACTTCGGCCGCGTCGCCTACCGCGTCCCGGCGCAGCCGTCGCTGGACGGCAACACCGTCGATCTGGACGCCGAGCGCGTGCAGTTCGCCGACAACTCGCTGCACTTCGAGTCGGGCATGACGGTGCTGTCGCAGCAGATCAAGGCGATGCTGTCGGCGATCACGTCGAACGGTTGA
- the flgA gene encoding flagellar basal body P-ring formation chaperone FlgA, protein MPLPATASPCARRMGARAVRTLSAMALVGACTAASVAHAQESGSSNGGPIVIAGPGEKNPAELQAMAERINTPAPAAAPRTGVPNVPAVAPATLSANSRGDADRFAQAAHADGAIMIPGTGEATARQAAPVAVGNMNTGAPGIMRVSLQPASRQVMPVVVAPAQAVARQATGGPAAGVQPIAVNPPAGNAAAAQLRNGAARNGAAAAAPAPVQAPAQAAAQPAPPTPAGQQDGELIRRAALAYLQQQSAGLPGKVDITVASVFPRGLAACTTLEPFLPAGARVWGRTTVGVRCAGERPWTLYLQAKVSIHATYFLAARAIAPGELLSAADLIARDGDLTLLPQAVITDPAQAVGSVALMRVSPGLPLRRDMLKSAEAVSIGQNVKVVAQGPGFAISAEGSAMNNAAPGQPVKVKTANGQIIQGIVKDAGTVEIQL, encoded by the coding sequence ATGCCCTTGCCCGCCACCGCTTCGCCCTGCGCTCGCCGTATGGGCGCGCGCGCTGTCCGGACGCTGTCGGCGATGGCGCTGGTCGGCGCATGCACGGCGGCATCCGTTGCGCACGCACAGGAAAGCGGTTCGTCGAATGGCGGACCGATCGTGATTGCCGGACCCGGCGAGAAGAATCCCGCCGAACTTCAGGCGATGGCCGAGCGCATCAACACGCCGGCGCCTGCCGCCGCGCCGCGCACCGGCGTTCCGAATGTGCCGGCCGTTGCGCCCGCAACCCTTTCCGCGAATTCGCGCGGCGACGCGGACCGCTTCGCGCAAGCCGCCCATGCCGACGGCGCGATCATGATTCCGGGCACGGGTGAAGCGACGGCGCGGCAGGCCGCGCCCGTCGCCGTCGGTAATATGAACACGGGTGCGCCAGGCATCATGCGCGTGAGCTTGCAACCGGCGTCGCGTCAGGTGATGCCCGTCGTGGTCGCGCCGGCTCAGGCCGTCGCGCGTCAGGCGACGGGCGGTCCGGCGGCAGGCGTTCAGCCGATTGCCGTGAATCCGCCCGCAGGCAATGCGGCCGCGGCGCAGCTGCGCAATGGGGCCGCGCGCAATGGTGCGGCCGCTGCGGCGCCCGCTCCTGTACAAGCGCCCGCGCAGGCAGCGGCACAACCCGCCCCGCCCACGCCTGCCGGACAGCAGGACGGCGAATTGATCCGCCGCGCGGCGCTCGCGTATCTGCAGCAGCAGTCGGCGGGCTTGCCGGGCAAGGTCGACATCACCGTTGCGTCGGTATTTCCGCGCGGTCTTGCCGCCTGCACGACGCTCGAACCGTTCCTGCCGGCGGGCGCGCGCGTCTGGGGCCGCACGACGGTCGGCGTGCGCTGCGCGGGCGAGCGTCCGTGGACGCTGTATCTGCAGGCCAAGGTTTCGATTCACGCGACGTACTTCCTCGCCGCGCGCGCGATTGCGCCGGGCGAGCTGCTGTCGGCCGCCGACCTCATCGCCCGCGACGGCGATCTGACGCTGCTGCCGCAAGCGGTGATCACCGATCCGGCGCAGGCCGTCGGCTCGGTCGCCTTGATGCGCGTATCGCCGGGCTTGCCGCTGCGCCGCGACATGTTGAAGAGCGCCGAGGCCGTGTCGATCGGCCAGAACGTGAAAGTGGTCGCGCAGGGGCCGGGCTTCGCCATTTCGGCGGAAGG